ATCCTACAATTTGGTTGTAAATCTTCTGATTAAACTGAACCGGGTGGACTCTACTTTGAAATATTTGGATTTGATGCTTAAATCAGGCTACACAATATCTTCCTCTGTTTTTGTTGAGTATGTCCGGGCATGTGTAAGATCTGGTAGATTGGATACATTGGCATCAGTCATAGAGAAGTGCAAGGTACTTATTATTCTTTTAGACTGACAAGTCTGTTTACTGTTTATATACTGTTAGTTAGGACTCCTAATTTCCAATGCTGGAAATTCTCAATTGTTATAAGTTTGTGGGCTACCAATGGGCCTTCAACATTCTTCATTTTCgaatatatgtttcaatctTCTCGGTGTATGTACTAACGGTGCACTTATTTTGTTTCAGGCTACAGATCAGAACAAAGTCTTGTGTCCACCATGGTCCTGGTGTGTTGAAATAGCAGAAGCTGCTTTTGAAGCTAACAACAGCAAGCTGGGTCTTTTTGCTTTGGAATATCTTGCAAGATGGATTGCTCGTTCTGAGCGTGTTATTCCTCCTCTTCATCTTTCAGTTGATGAAGGTTTAGTACTCTCAGCTCTAAGTGCTGCTGCCAGAACTTGTAGCACTGATCTCCTGAATGCTGCTTGGTCAATATTACGTAAGTCCTTGCACCAGAAAAGGGCACCGACGCCAGAGGCATATCTTGCCAAGATTTATGCTCATTCATCCATTGGTCATCTTCAGCGGGCTTTTGGTACCCTACGTGAATTTGAAAATACCTATGGGAACTTTGAGGATATTGATTCAGAGCTCTTCTCACCGTTCACTTCATTGCGACCACTCGTTGTTGCTTGCTGTAAGGATGGGTACACCACACTGGACTCGGTATGTTCTCTTTACGCTATGCATAATACATCAAGGCGCAAAATTCTTATTTGGAGATCATGTTTAAAATCATCCATGATGAGCTAATGATGAAAACTCTGTATGTGTAGTTCCATTGGTGTTATGAATTTATACATTATGCCTTCTGTGGCACTGAATTATTCTTTCTTGACGTTTACCTAGTTATTCACTTATTTCtcttttcaacataaaattggtGCTTTCTTTCTTCACTGTTGATGTTTTATTTAGTTATCATTTCCACCAGAGTATTTGAGgcacatttttttctctcaatgaCAATAATTCCTCATGGCTATGGTAGCCTTTTGTATTTTGGTTCCTCTCTGCAAGCATACCATGTATTTCTTCAACATTCTTATTTCTTTGTGGCCCAGTTTCATATTGACAGTTCAAAGAATTATTGACACAGTCCTTTTTCAGTGCTATTAGGAATTCGTCATAGCATTGTCCCCGCCAATTTGTCTTGACATTATGGGAGGAATGTTTTATTGCCTGTTATGCATTTCTTTCACCAAATATGATGGAATATCCTAACACTGTAGGCTCCTGCCTGCAGGTCTATGTGCAATTGGAGAATTTAAGTTCTGCAGATTCGCCATACAAATCTGTTGCTGCTCTTAACTGTGTTATATTGGGGTGTGCAAACATTTGGGATCTTGAGCGAGCATATGAAACTTTTGAGGCAATAAAAGAAAAGTTTGGACTTACACCTGACATACATTCTTACAATGCGCTTTTGCATGCATTTGGAAAGCGGAAAAAGGTATTATTATTACCTAATGGATTTGATACTTTCACAACATTTATCACCTTTTTGCCACTTACCAACAATCCATTCAACCTATGATGCCCATGTGTATTATACAGACTGAAGAAGCTTGCAACGTCTTTCAGCATCTAGTAAGCCTTGGTGTTAAGCCAAATGCAACAACTTATGGCCTTCTTGTTGACACTCATCTTGTAAATCGGGACGCAAAAGCTGCTCTTGCTGTAATTGCTGAGATGGTATGGTCAATTTACTTTTGCACATTTCCTGTCTATCTATAGTTTCTCAATGTGATGTCTGGTTCAGGTTGATGCGGGCTTTACTCCTTCAAAGGAGACACTTAAGAAGGTCCGAAGACGCTGCTCCCGTGAATCAGATTTTGATAGTGACGAGAAAGTGCAATCCCTGGCTAAGCAGTTTAACTACCGAATGGGTGGTGAAAACCGCAGGGAGATGCTCTTTAACATTGAATACAGCGCTGAGTTCACAAGTACTCCTAGTCCAAGGTACTGGGCTAACCTTTTCTGAATCcaacattttctttatttttcatcGCATACCAGCAatggctctttttttttttttttgctttatctAATGCATTTGCTGACTGATTTGCTTGATGGTTTTGTTTTGCAAGTTGATTTTGATGATGCCGGTGCGCTCTAGTAGACGTAACGTGTACCCTCGCTCACTTTGCTGGTACCTGAAGGGCACGGAAGCTGTAGTCTGTAAATTATACTTCTTTGTACCAACTTCCCTAATTATTTCAAGCATCTCAAGCTATCATTTTTGTTGGCAGAACCCTCAACAGGATTTATGTTAGGATTTCAGAATAAGGGTcctaatagatttttttttttgcctgctCAAAGCACCATGTTTTACAATCAATGGATGTTTGCTCAACTTATCTCTCAGTTCCAGCCTTTTTTACGGCTCTCGTGTTATTTATTCCTATACTGCATGCCATGTCAATTATGTATACTCTtgatgtttgtttttttggaatTGCTATAGTTACTTCAAACGAATTAGTACTAGCACATTGCATTGGAGAGCAATATTGTTTACTGAAGGTAATAATAGACCGCTCATCGTGTAAATGCATCATGATTTACTGAAGATAATATTGTTTACTTAAAAAGAAGGCTCCGTGCAAAATAACGTGCAAAATAAGAGACGCAGTTCGTAAGTTGTAGATCATGATTGGCTTGTGCAATGCTCCATTAATTTCCTTGAGAACGTTGTTCAgcttagtttcattaaatccaaTATGAAACCCAAATAATACCATACAACCCAAATTCATAATTTGAACTCATAAGAAATCCGCATTGTAGTACCTTGCCGCTATGCTATACATCACACAAGACGTCATGCAGCTTCTGACCATCGACAATAGCACCAGATCGAATAGAGTACAGGAGAGACTCAAGCAGCAGACGATAGCATTACGGACACAAGAAGCCAAGCAGGAGACGATAGCATTGCGGACACTAGACACAAGAAGCTTTACCCGGTTACCCCGCCTGGGCATCAGTCTTCGTCGAAAGATGAAGATAGTAGGTTTCCCATGTGATCTAAAGGAGGATCCGTCCTTGACCTCATCGGCACCCACTGTTTCTCCTCGAAAGTGACGATGGGTTTGTTGATGTTCTTCTCGGCATCAGCCCTCAGAGAGGTAGCTATCTCTTCCACATTCACGATATTGCTGTGACAAGCACGAATCGAGACTTCCTTCAGACTCGGAAGGAACTCTATGCCAGTGATCTCTTGGATGGAGGCTTCTTCGAACAGAGACAGCTCTAGCCTTGCTAGCTTTGGTAGTGCCCCTTCTTCAAATCTTGCCTCCCAATCTTCAGACATGTCGAGATGAATGACAAGCAGTCTAAGAGATGGGAATTCCCCTGCTGAAGCAGAAAATTCTGTTCCTATGTATGCATTGTGATGCAACCTGAGGTATAGCAGGCTAGGTAAACTTCCTAGTACCTTCAGGTCTTCCTCGGCGCTTAGTTCGGTTGCGCGAAGGGTTAATTCTGTGATGTTGGAAAGCAAAGGAAACCAACATGGTAGTTGTGTTAACTGACCTCGAAGGTTCATACTTTTCGTAAATATTGGTGGACTGGATAATGAATTGACAATGTTGAAGTTCATCGCGCCATCAGGTCGCCAAAGTAATAACGAGCGAAGGCTGCCGCTGAGCTTCTCAAGAGCAGAGATCAAGGATGCCCAGGTGCTGTCGTCATCAACAAACATCAGTACTCCAAGTTTCCTCAACCGGGATAGCTTCGACAACTCGCTGATATAATGTGATGTAGAGGTCGTGATTTCTACCTGTGCAAGTGTTGTAAGTGAATCCATTTTTCGAAGTTCGTTAGGGATATGTAAACCCCAGAACTCAGAAATAGGCCACCGCCCAGTGTGGTTATaggatcttcttcctccaagTAAGTTTGCTAAATGTGGAAGATTGGTTATGCCAGGAGGCAAATGCTTTATGGCTGTGTCCCTTATATCCAGAGTCTCCAACTTCTTCAGGTTTCCTATTTGTGCAGGGAGTTCCGTAATATGTGTTCTTCTCAGATTAAGGTATTCCAATTGAAACAGCCTGCACAAGTCTTTGAGATCTCTATTTCTCAGGAATTCGTAGCCTTCTAAGTCCAATATTCTCATTAATTTCATCCAACCAAACTGCAATGTTTCTCCATCGGCAAATATGCTCAAGGACCGGACATGGCATAATATTTCTCTTGTGGCAATATATTTCACACCTCTGCTATGAACAGTTAGCCGCCTTATCTTCTCTTGCGGAAACAAAGTGTTCTGTTCTCCTACTAGAGTGATAAAATTATCTTCAATTGACTTTGACACAATGATCTCCAACATCACATCATGAACTCGGAATGTTTTAACCTTCCCTGTAAAGCTAGTGGTCACTGGCTGAATAATGCTCCGGTTAATGAATTCATCAAAGTAGCTTTCTGCCACCTCAAAAACACTCAGTCCACGTTTGCCAGTCACAAAGCGTTCTGCTACCCATCGCCTGAGTATAGTTTTCCTTCTGATATTATGGTCCTCAGGGTAAATGCTTAAATATAAGAAGCAAGTCTTCAAGTGGTAAGGAAGATCATTATAGCTAAGCTCAAGTATTTTCTTCAATCTATCAAGTGATGGATTGGTTTCAATCTCTGAACCAAGAGAGCTATAAATCTTCTCCCAAAGATCTTTACTGTGCACAGGCTTGCTAGCCAAGAGGCCTGCTATACTGACTATGGATAAAGGTGTGCCACCACATTTTCCCAGAATCTTAGCTGAAATATCTTCTAAGTGCTCAGGACAAATTGAGCTGCCAAATATTCTTTTGAAGAATAAGTCTCTGGATTCACAATCAGTGAGAGGTTTGATTTCGTAAGCTCGGTCGTACTCATGGAAACAACAGGTGTGTGCTACAGCTCTGATTCGTGTAGTAACCACTATTCTGCTACCATTATTTGAGTCCGGCAAAGAAAACCGAATACCTTCCCATGCAGTCATGCTCCAGATATCATCAAGAACAATCAGATATCTCTTATTTTCCAATTGCTGCCTGAGGATGCTCGCAAGTTGTACCACATTCCATGCTTCCATGCCCTTGAGTAGGCCTTCCATGGGACCTTTGCCAGCTCCAGTTGATGGAGAACTCGGTTGATTAACTGGTTGAGTGATTTGGAGAAGAATATCTCTCATCAGAACCTTGACATCAAAACTCTGGGACACAGTTACAAAAGCTTGACATTGAAAAGGTCCATTTCTTCCAGATAGACTTTGATATGTTGTCATAGCAAGTGTTGTCTTGCCCAAACCACCAAAACCAAATATAGACACCACCCGTAATTGTTGCACATGTGCCTCCAATAACCAGTGCACAAGATTTCCCTGACGTGGTTCAATGCCAACAAGCTGCCTTCTCTCTGGAAAGAGTGCAGTAATGCGAGTATCAACATTTAAAAGATTAGCTTGGCTATCATATGCAGCCATGCTATTCCCAGCAGTTCCAGAGATGAGATGATTGGCACTATACCTGCATGCAAGAACAACTAAGTAAGTTTGCTGGGTGATGAAATCGTACTACAGAAGTAGaaaagagattaaaaaaaactgtatATGCTCAGAAACTGTACTTTATAGTAATACTACGGAGAAATTGCTAAAAGAAGAGGTTTCTTTTTGATGACATGGGTCATTCATGGGCAAATTGCACAACCGTGGCAACAACCAAACCTCTAAGACTAAAATACAACTGCAGATTGGTGCATAAAGCTTGCTCATACATGCAAAAGGACTGGAGGCGTAGATTAAATGCCCTAGTGATTTACAGTTGTTGCCTTGTTGGAACACTTGGAAGGAGTGGAACAGGCAAACTTTTCAAGACCAGAGCCTTCAGTCACAGGACATCGTCTATAAGAGCTTTTCTAGCTAGTTTGTACGTTTTTTGCTTTTGTGTTGCTCCTCCTTAAAGTTATATTTTATCCTCCTCTAATGCAATAGGCAGAGCACCTGCCTTTTCATTCAAGAAAAAGAAGACGACATGGGTCATTTCAAGAGTAGATACTTGAACCCATGATCTCCACCTTCACAACCATGTGCTCTACTAGGCTATATGGGTCTCCCCAAACGTTTTTGGCTTATCGGTGCAACATATTTTTCAACATATAATTTGTGGAAAGAATTCAAGTTCATAAGCAAATCTATTTACAGAAGGGACAACTATAGATAAACAAGAGAAACTTTGCTGCCTTTTGTACCAGATTGTTGGTGTCCTGCTAGCACCTAAAGCTATCAAAAAGCAAAACGGCAATAGTCCAGAATTTGAACCATCATTCGGGAAAAAGGGACAGAAATAGCACAGAAGTTACCTTGAATTTCGGGCACTGATATTCATAGTACGCCTTTTTAGTTCTTGGATTTGTTTGGCAATCTGATGCCTCACTCTGGTGGTCTGCAATATGTGGGTGGCCTTGCGGAAAAACACTACAGGGCCGCTGCCACCGGCACTACTGCTGTCACCAAGTTGATGTTTGAACTCATCAATACAAT
The window above is part of the Oryza sativa Japonica Group chromosome 7, ASM3414082v1 genome. Proteins encoded here:
- the LOC4343808 gene encoding pentatricopeptide repeat-containing protein At1g26460, mitochondrial; its protein translation is MAAAAATSRLLRRHPPPLPLLLRSSISSSRPLLQQPELSPAAAADAAPATDAAPLPPKPSTGSPFYGENWRNPAAAANPSSSSLLPAVVGGGAHARAAAYSASPGAAELKETFAEWMAEQRWEEMKQLFEFWVRSLDPASGKPNRPDVDLFNHYLRAQLMSGALPIEMLDLAEQMREFEITPNTASHNLILKSMVQAQEADGAEKLIERMLQTGTQPDDESYNLVVNLLIKLNRVDSTLKYLDLMLKSGYTISSSVFVEYVRACVRSGRLDTLASVIEKCKATDQNKVLCPPWSWCVEIAEAAFEANNSKLGLFALEYLARWIARSERVIPPLHLSVDEGLVLSALSAAARTCSTDLLNAAWSILRKSLHQKRAPTPEAYLAKIYAHSSIGHLQRAFGTLREFENTYGNFEDIDSELFSPFTSLRPLVVACCKDGYTTLDSVYVQLENLSSADSPYKSVAALNCVILGCANIWDLERAYETFEAIKEKFGLTPDIHSYNALLHAFGKRKKTEEACNVFQHLVSLGVKPNATTYGLLVDTHLVNRDAKAALAVIAEMVDAGFTPSKETLKKVRRRCSRESDFDSDEKVQSLAKQFNYRMGGENRREMLFNIEYSAEFTSTPSPS
- the LOC4343809 gene encoding disease resistance protein Pik-2-like isoform X1; amino-acid sequence: MEHAVVSAAEGAIHTLLGKLGTIVLQEAQLLGGIRGELQHLKDELESMTAFLQDLSGRDECGKQVKIWKKHVREIAYDIEDCIDEFKHQLGDSSSAGGSGPVVFFRKATHILQTTRVRHQIAKQIQELKRRTMNISARNSRYSANHLISGTAGNSMAAYDSQANLLNVDTRITALFPERRQLVGIEPRQGNLVHWLLEAHVQQLRVVSIFGFGGLGKTTLAMTTYQSLSGRNGPFQCQAFVTVSQSFDVKVLMRDILLQITQPVNQPSSPSTGAGKGPMEGLLKGMEAWNVVQLASILRQQLENKRYLIVLDDIWSMTAWEGIRFSLPDSNNGSRIVVTTRIRAVAHTCCFHEYDRAYEIKPLTDCESRDLFFKRIFGSSICPEHLEDISAKILGKCGGTPLSIVSIAGLLASKPVHSKDLWEKIYSSLGSEIETNPSLDRLKKILELSYNDLPYHLKTCFLYLSIYPEDHNIRRKTILRRWVAERFVTGKRGLSVFEVAESYFDEFINRSIIQPVTTSFTGKVKTFRVHDVMLEIIVSKSIEDNFITLVGEQNTLFPQEKIRRLTVHSRGVKYIATREILCHVRSLSIFADGETLQFGWMKLMRILDLEGYEFLRNRDLKDLCRLFQLEYLNLRRTHITELPAQIGNLKKLETLDIRDTAIKHLPPGITNLPHLANLLGGRRSYNHTGRWPISEFWGLHIPNELRKMDSLTTLAQVEITTSTSHYISELSKLSRLRKLGVLMFVDDDSTWASLISALEKLSGSLRSLLLWRPDGAMNFNIVNSLSSPPIFTKSMNLRGQLTQLPCWFPLLSNITELTLRATELSAEEDLKVLGSLPSLLYLRLHHNAYIGTEFSASAGEFPSLRLLVIHLDMSEDWEARFEEGALPKLARLELSLFEEASIQEITGIEFLPSLKEVSIRACHSNIVNVEEIATSLRADAEKNINKPIVTFEEKQWVPMRSRTDPPLDHMGNLLSSSFDED
- the LOC4343809 gene encoding disease resistance protein Pik-2-like isoform X2 — protein: MEHAVVSAAEGAIHTLLGKLGTIVLQEAQLLGGIRGELQHLKDELESMTAFLQDLSGRDECGKQVKIWKKHVREIAYDIEDCIDEFKHQLGDSSSAGGSGPVVFFRKATHILQTTRVRHQIAKQIQELKRRTMNISARNSRYSANHLISGTAGNSMAAYDSQANLLNVDTRITALFPERRQLVGIEPRQGNLVHWLLEAHVQQLRVVSIFGFGGLGKTTLAMTTYQSLSGRNGPFQCQAFVTVSQSFDVKVLMRDILLQITQPVNQPSSPSTGAGKGPMEGLLKGMEAWNVVQLASILRQQLENKRYLIVLDDIWSMTAWEGIRFSLPDSNNGSRIVVTTRIRAVAHTCCFHEYDRAYEIKPLTDCESRDLFFKRIFGSSICPEHLEDISAKILGKCGGTPLSIVSIAGLLASKPVHSKDLWEKIYSSLGSEIETNPSLDRLKKILELSYNDLPYHLKTCFLYLSIYPEDHNIRRKTILRRWVAERFVTGKRGLSVFEVAESYFDEFINRSIIQPVTTSFTGKVKTFRVHDVMLEIIVSKSIEDNFITLVGEQNTLFPQEKIRRLTVHSRGVKYIATREILCHVRSLSIFADGETLQFGWMKLMRILDLEGYEFLRNRDLKDLCRLFQLEYLNLRRTHITELPAQIGNLKKLETLDIRDTAIKHLPPGITNLPHLANLLGGRRSYNHTGRWPISEFWGLHIPNELRKMDSLTTLAQHLGILDLCS